A single window of Thalassomonas viridans DNA harbors:
- a CDS encoding ABC transporter substrate-binding protein — MRPKLLIFQLMLICFLSPLAAAPDNNGGPAPVVIALNNWTSQRVLSHVIGSVIAQQGIEVRYQEVAVADQWGALSKNIIDLQLEVWQESMSEEFASFVNRGLILDLGAHQAKGREEWWYPDYVENLCPGLPDWQALRDCFTLFSTSSSQGKGVLYAGPWDRYIGPRIRALKLNFIIKRFDDDHAIWRMLRQAIAREHPIVIYNWTPNWTDSRLSGKFIDFPPFHDDCYTRKGWGGNPGMLMDCGAPVAGWIKKVASRRFKKFYPCLYQALGKVDFTPEMIADASVLVVVDNLSESEAASRWRTLYAKQLQSWFDLACFGEVKRK, encoded by the coding sequence ATGAGACCTAAGCTGCTTATTTTCCAGCTGATGCTGATATGCTTTTTATCCCCGCTTGCGGCCGCTCCGGATAATAACGGTGGGCCGGCTCCTGTAGTGATTGCCCTTAACAACTGGACCAGCCAGCGGGTATTGTCACATGTGATCGGTTCTGTGATAGCACAGCAGGGGATTGAAGTCCGCTATCAGGAGGTTGCTGTTGCGGATCAGTGGGGGGCACTCAGCAAGAACATTATCGACCTGCAGCTGGAAGTGTGGCAGGAAAGCATGTCTGAAGAATTTGCCTCTTTCGTTAACCGCGGGCTTATCCTGGACTTGGGGGCACATCAGGCAAAGGGAAGGGAAGAGTGGTGGTATCCCGATTATGTCGAAAACCTGTGTCCGGGCCTGCCCGACTGGCAGGCGCTGCGGGATTGCTTTACGCTTTTCAGTACTTCGAGCTCACAAGGCAAAGGCGTACTGTACGCCGGCCCCTGGGACAGATATATAGGCCCCAGGATTAGGGCGCTTAAGCTCAATTTTATCATTAAGAGGTTTGACGATGACCACGCCATATGGCGCATGTTGCGGCAGGCCATTGCCCGGGAACATCCTATTGTCATCTATAACTGGACGCCTAACTGGACTGACAGCCGCTTAAGTGGCAAATTCATTGATTTTCCCCCTTTTCATGACGACTGCTATACCCGCAAAGGTTGGGGTGGAAACCCCGGTATGTTGATGGACTGCGGCGCCCCGGTGGCAGGCTGGATTAAAAAAGTAGCTTCCAGACGGTTTAAAAAGTTTTATCCCTGTCTTTATCAGGCTTTAGGGAAAGTGGATTTTACTCCTGAAATGATAGCGGATGCTTCGGTCCTGGTGGTGGTTGACAACCTGTCGGAATCTGAAGCGGCAAGCCGGTGGCGCACCTTATATGCCAAGCAATTGCAAAGTTGGTTTGATTTAGCTTGTTTCGGCGAGGTTAAGAGGAAATAA
- a CDS encoding LacI family DNA-binding transcriptional regulator — MKSKATSFDIAYRAGVSQSTVSRALRNSPLVNEETRLKVQEIARELNYKVDKNASNLRTQQSATIALLLFEDPTSDDSMINPFFLSMLGSITRACSDKGYDLLVSFQQMNNDWHADFEDTNKADGIILLGYGDFVDYEQKLQQLIAQNTRFVRWGAEVKQLPIVSVGCDNFHGGYQLTEHVVKNGRKRFAFLGGASSHSPEFLDRYLGHCKALTDNDLNVDQACQFDAISTEDSGYDAACQLINSGLPFDAIFGASDLIAIGAMRALQEHNIKIPEDVAVVGFDDIPIASFTFPPLTTARQNTKLAGELLVDKLLKLINGEMADTTLMPTSLIVRKSCGS, encoded by the coding sequence GTGAAATCAAAAGCGACATCCTTTGACATTGCCTACAGGGCCGGTGTTTCCCAGTCCACGGTATCAAGGGCCCTGAGGAACAGTCCTTTAGTTAATGAAGAAACCCGGCTAAAAGTCCAGGAAATTGCCAGGGAGCTGAATTACAAGGTAGATAAAAACGCCAGCAACCTGCGCACCCAGCAAAGCGCCACCATAGCCCTGTTGCTGTTTGAAGATCCCACCAGCGACGATTCCATGATCAACCCCTTCTTCCTGTCCATGCTCGGCAGCATCACCCGTGCCTGCTCCGACAAAGGCTATGATCTGCTGGTGTCTTTCCAGCAAATGAATAACGACTGGCATGCCGACTTTGAAGATACCAACAAGGCCGACGGCATTATCTTGCTCGGCTATGGCGACTTTGTCGACTATGAGCAGAAACTGCAGCAACTGATCGCACAGAACACCCGTTTTGTCCGCTGGGGCGCGGAAGTCAAACAGCTGCCGATAGTCTCGGTCGGCTGTGATAATTTTCATGGCGGCTACCAGCTCACCGAACATGTGGTAAAAAACGGCCGCAAACGTTTTGCCTTTTTGGGCGGCGCTTCCAGCCATTCCCCCGAGTTTCTGGACCGTTATTTGGGACACTGTAAGGCTTTAACCGACAATGACCTCAACGTTGACCAGGCATGCCAGTTTGACGCCATCAGCACGGAAGACTCCGGCTATGACGCCGCCTGCCAATTAATTAACAGCGGCTTGCCCTTTGACGCCATTTTCGGCGCCAGCGACCTTATCGCCATCGGCGCTATGCGTGCCCTGCAGGAGCACAATATCAAGATACCGGAAGATGTTGCCGTAGTCGGTTTTGATGATATCCCCATCGCCAGCTTTACCTTTCCGCCACTGACCACCGCCAGGCAAAACACCAAACTTGCCGGGGAGTTGCTGGTGGACAAGCTGTTAAAGCTGATTAATGGTGAAATGGCCGATACTACTTTGATGCCGACGAGTTTGATTGTCAGGAAATCTTGCGGCAGTTAG